Proteins from a single region of Budorcas taxicolor isolate Tak-1 chromosome 11, Takin1.1, whole genome shotgun sequence:
- the RRM2 gene encoding ribonucleoside-diphosphate reductase subunit M2, translated as MLSVRVPLATIADPQQQQLSPLKGLSLADKENTPPSLSGTRVLASKTARRIFQEPSEPNPKLSAPSVEDEPLLRENPRRFVIFPIEYHDIWQMYKKAEASFWTAEEVDLSKDIQHWEALKPEERYFISHVLAFFAASDGIVNENLVERFSQEVQITEARCFYGFQIAMENIHSEMYSLLIDTYIKDSKEREFLFNAIETMPCVKKKADWALRWIGDKEATYGERVVAFAAVEGIFFSGSFASIFWLKKRGLMPGLTFSNELISRDEGLHCDFACLMFKHLLHKPSEQRVKEIIVNAVRIEQEFLTEALPVKLIGMNCTLMKQYIEFVADRLMLELGFSKVFKVENPFDFMENISLEGKTNFFEKRVGEYQRMGVMSSPTENSFTLDADF; from the exons ATGCTCTCCGTCCGCGTCCCGCTCGCCACCATCGCTGacccgcagcagcagcagctctcgcCCCTGAAGGGGCTCAGCCTAGCAGACAAGGAGAACACT CCCCCTTCCCTCAGCGGGACCCGCGTGCTGGCCAGCAAGACCGCGAGGAGGATCTTCCAGGAGCCCTCCGAGCCG AACCCTAAGCTATCTGCCCCCAGTGTGGAGGACGAACCACTTCTGAGAGAAAACCCCCGCCGCTTTGTCATCTTTCCTATCGAATACCATGATATTTGGCAGatgtataagaaagctgaggcttCCTTTTGGACAGCTGAGGAG GTGGACCTTTCCAAGGACATTCAGcactgggaagccctgaagcctGAGGAGAGATATTTTATTTCCCATGTGCTGGCTTTCTTTGCAGCAAGTGATGGCATAGTAAATGAAAACTTG GTGGAGCGGTTTAGCCAAGAAGTTCAGATTACCGAGGCTCGTTGTTTCTATGGCTTCCAAATTGCCATGGAAAACATACATTCTGAAATGTATAGTCTCCTCATTGACACTTACATTAAAGATTCCAAAGAAAG GGAATTTCTCTTCAATGCCATTGAGACGATGCCTTGTGTGAAGAAGAAGGCCGATTGGGCCTTGCGCTGGATTGGGGACAAAGAAGCTACATATG GAGAACGTGTGGTAGCCTTTGCTGCAGTGGAAGGCATCTTCTTTTCCGGTTCTTTTGCGTCTATATTCTGGCTCAAGAAACGAGGACTGATGCCTGGCCTCACGTTTTCCAATGAACTTATTAGCAGAGACGAG GGTTTGCACTGTGACTTTGCCTGCCTGATGTTCAAACACCTGTTGCACAAACCTTCAGAACagagagtaaaggaaataatCGTCAATGCAGTTAGGATAGAACAG GAGTTCCTTACGGAGGCCCTGCCTGTGAAGCTCATTGGGATGAATTGCACTTTGATGAAGCAGTACATCGAGTTCGTGGCAGATAGACTTATGCTGGAGCTGGGCTTTAGCAAG GTTTTCAAAGTAGAAAATCCATTTGactttatggaaaatatttcACTGGAGGGGAAGACTAACTTCTTTGAGAAGAGAGTAGGCGAGTATCAGAGAATGGGAGTGATGTCAAGTCCGACAGAGAATTCCTTTACCTTGGATGCCGACTTCTAA